A stretch of the Porifericola rhodea genome encodes the following:
- a CDS encoding aconitate hydratase, with protein MSSPLNVAQKLINTHLIEGEMKPGEEIGIKIDQTLTQDATGTLVMLELESMGVDRAQTDVSVQYVDHNLLQTDFKNADDHVFLKSAAAKFGIWYSRPGNGVSHPVHMERFGVPGKTMVGSDSHTPAGGALGMLALGAGGLDVAFAIAGEPLYFKMPKVLGVKLTGKLPDWVSAKDVVLEMLRRYDVKGCRGMIVEYYGPGLDSLRAMDRHVIANMGTELGATTTVFPSDEEVHAFMKSQGREDQWSELKPDEGATYDEHDEIVLDELVPLIALPSSPGNVKEVREVEGRPVHQVVIGSSANPGFRDFWVVSEIVKGKTTDADVSFDVNPTSRQMIENLSATDAFKNLIHAGARFHQAGCMGCIGMGQAPATGKISLRTMPRNFPGRSGTLDDQVYLCSPETAAASALTGKITDPRDLEKIYEMKYPQYLPAEKEIINTELLVKPPENGHVIELEKGPNVKSLPDFDELQNEYKVPVMLKMQDNISTDEILRAGAEVLPFRSNIPEISKWSFSIIDDSFYERAKEAQAKHSGHIVVAGENYAQGSSREHAALAPRYLGQVAAVAKSYARIGWQNLVNFGIVPLEFKNAEDYDKIEQGDTIKLQGLREALENGKDVKLINESKNEEIELTYQLSNRQVQVLLAGGVINYFRMKNVDQEA; from the coding sequence ATGTCATCCCCTCTTAATGTAGCTCAGAAACTAATCAATACTCACCTGATAGAAGGAGAAATGAAGCCGGGTGAGGAAATAGGCATTAAAATAGATCAGACCCTAACTCAGGATGCCACGGGTACTCTGGTGATGCTGGAGCTGGAATCTATGGGCGTAGACCGCGCCCAGACTGATGTGTCAGTTCAGTATGTAGATCATAACCTACTGCAAACTGACTTTAAGAATGCGGATGATCACGTGTTTCTCAAATCTGCGGCAGCCAAATTTGGCATATGGTATAGCCGGCCAGGTAATGGCGTAAGCCACCCTGTACACATGGAACGTTTTGGTGTACCTGGCAAAACTATGGTGGGTTCAGATAGCCACACCCCGGCAGGAGGCGCCCTAGGCATGCTGGCTCTGGGTGCCGGAGGATTGGATGTAGCCTTTGCCATTGCAGGTGAACCCCTGTATTTTAAAATGCCTAAAGTATTAGGCGTAAAGTTGACAGGTAAGCTACCCGATTGGGTAAGTGCCAAGGATGTGGTGCTGGAGATGCTGCGCCGCTATGATGTAAAAGGTTGTCGGGGCATGATTGTAGAGTACTATGGTCCCGGTCTGGATTCGCTAAGGGCTATGGACAGGCACGTAATTGCCAATATGGGTACTGAGTTAGGAGCAACTACTACCGTATTTCCTTCAGATGAGGAAGTGCATGCTTTTATGAAGTCGCAGGGGAGAGAAGACCAGTGGAGTGAGCTAAAACCTGACGAGGGGGCTACTTATGACGAGCATGATGAAATTGTGCTGGATGAATTGGTGCCGCTGATAGCCCTGCCCAGCAGCCCTGGCAATGTAAAAGAGGTAAGAGAGGTAGAAGGACGTCCTGTACACCAGGTCGTGATAGGCTCATCGGCAAACCCTGGTTTCCGTGACTTTTGGGTAGTGAGCGAAATAGTAAAAGGTAAAACTACTGATGCAGACGTTTCTTTTGACGTCAACCCTACCTCACGGCAGATGATAGAAAACCTATCTGCTACTGATGCTTTTAAAAACCTGATACATGCGGGGGCTCGCTTTCATCAGGCAGGTTGTATGGGCTGTATCGGTATGGGGCAGGCTCCTGCCACCGGAAAAATCAGTCTGAGAACCATGCCGAGAAACTTCCCGGGCCGCTCCGGCACACTGGACGATCAGGTATATCTGTGTAGCCCTGAAACTGCTGCTGCCTCAGCACTTACCGGCAAAATTACCGACCCTCGTGATCTTGAAAAGATTTATGAGATGAAGTACCCGCAATATCTACCTGCCGAGAAAGAAATTATTAATACTGAATTGCTGGTAAAGCCACCGGAAAACGGGCATGTCATTGAGCTGGAAAAAGGGCCTAACGTAAAGTCTTTACCAGACTTTGATGAGCTTCAGAACGAATATAAGGTTCCGGTTATGTTAAAAATGCAGGATAACATCAGTACCGACGAAATTTTAAGAGCTGGTGCAGAAGTGCTTCCGTTCCGTAGTAATATCCCGGAAATCAGCAAATGGTCATTCTCTATCATAGACGATAGCTTTTACGAGCGTGCTAAGGAAGCACAAGCTAAGCATAGCGGACATATAGTAGTAGCTGGAGAAAATTATGCTCAGGGTTCTAGTAGAGAGCATGCTGCATTAGCGCCTCGTTACCTGGGACAGGTAGCGGCAGTAGCTAAAAGTTACGCACGTATTGGCTGGCAAAACCTTGTCAACTTTGGTATAGTACCTTTAGAGTTTAAGAATGCTGAAGATTATGACAAGATAGAACAGGGCGATACAATTAAGTTACAAGGTCTGCGTGAAGCTCTTGAAAATGGTAAAGATGTGAAGCTGATTAACGAAAGTAAAAACGAAGAGATTGAACTTACCTATCAGCTTAGCAACAGGCAGGTGCAAGTGTTATTAGCAGGGGGAGTAATTAACTATTTCCGCATGAAAAATGTAGATCAGGAAGCTTAA
- a CDS encoding 1-acyl-sn-glycerol-3-phosphate acyltransferase, producing MKLFSRNKRTISGYQPILPTRKHWPVVQLSQQQDKFVDEVIMSSMERLLAEAPNAYQLIDELETTLYRERLRIRQNPWAVDPEDEETFWKNIKKQLVELSTHHTSSDEASLAAHFEQAKAILKEIVSRYAHEISSTFKPSSYRVARSLVTFGFARLLNASRVKGFRSFYSNQYSLRDKINIIGEVEQLRELAQKGTIVMVPTHFSNLDSILIGWVIHELGLPPFIYGAGLNLFNIKVLAYFMNSLGAYKVDRRKKNKVYIETLKAYSRQAIRWGCHSLFFPGGTRSRSGKVEDKLKLGLLGTAMEAQRLNYEESAKSGEEAEKIFVVPVVLNYHFVLEAPSLIRDYLRIEGQERYYVETDEYSTSSKIIRFLFQFFTEGSDISVSFGKAMDLMGNPVDKDGRSLDKHGRVISMREYFYSNGKIRRDTQRESEYTRMLGEAILKSYHINNRVFSSHLVAFTAFQMIKQKYPYLDLYNLLRIPEDEQVLDYDNFRTAFNTLREEVFRLHKAGKVDIAPHLTQQIDQAITHGLDNVGLYHSKRPLLKNKEGNIITHDLNTLFYYHNRMEGYGLERFFKPQNQKSQISEK from the coding sequence ATGAAACTTTTTTCCAGGAATAAGAGAACGATTAGCGGCTATCAGCCCATACTACCTACCCGCAAACACTGGCCGGTAGTGCAGCTTAGCCAACAGCAGGATAAGTTTGTAGATGAGGTAATTATGAGCAGCATGGAACGCTTACTGGCAGAAGCGCCTAATGCTTATCAGCTGATAGACGAGCTGGAAACGACCCTCTACAGGGAGCGCTTACGGATCAGGCAGAACCCATGGGCGGTAGACCCTGAGGATGAGGAAACCTTCTGGAAGAATATTAAAAAGCAGCTAGTGGAGCTATCTACCCACCACACCTCTAGTGATGAGGCCAGTCTTGCTGCACACTTTGAACAGGCAAAAGCTATACTTAAAGAGATTGTGTCGCGCTACGCTCACGAAATTTCCAGTACCTTTAAACCTTCTTCTTACCGGGTAGCCAGAAGCCTCGTTACCTTCGGCTTTGCCAGGCTGCTTAATGCTTCTCGGGTTAAGGGCTTCCGCTCGTTTTATAGCAATCAGTACTCTCTTCGTGATAAGATTAACATTATTGGAGAGGTAGAACAGCTCAGGGAGTTGGCCCAGAAAGGGACTATAGTTATGGTGCCTACCCACTTTAGCAATCTGGACTCAATCCTGATTGGTTGGGTAATTCATGAGCTTGGGCTTCCGCCCTTTATTTATGGGGCGGGGCTTAACCTGTTCAATATTAAAGTACTAGCCTATTTTATGAATAGCCTGGGAGCTTATAAGGTAGACCGTCGTAAGAAAAACAAAGTATATATAGAAACCCTCAAGGCCTACTCCCGACAGGCTATTCGCTGGGGCTGTCATAGTCTCTTTTTTCCTGGGGGCACCCGCTCCCGTTCTGGTAAAGTAGAAGACAAACTTAAGCTAGGCCTGCTTGGCACAGCCATGGAAGCTCAGCGCCTGAACTACGAAGAGAGTGCCAAAAGCGGAGAAGAAGCAGAAAAAATATTTGTAGTGCCAGTAGTGCTCAACTATCATTTTGTGCTGGAAGCTCCCAGCCTCATTCGTGATTATCTGCGCATAGAAGGACAGGAGCGTTATTATGTAGAAACAGATGAATACTCAACCTCATCTAAGATTATCCGGTTTCTGTTTCAGTTTTTTACCGAGGGCTCCGATATTTCTGTAAGCTTTGGAAAAGCTATGGATTTGATGGGCAACCCGGTAGATAAGGATGGGCGAAGTCTGGATAAGCATGGCAGAGTCATTAGTATGCGTGAGTACTTTTATAGCAATGGTAAAATCAGGCGCGACACTCAAAGAGAAAGCGAGTACACCCGTATGTTGGGCGAGGCCATTCTCAAATCTTACCATATTAATAATCGGGTATTTTCCAGCCACCTGGTTGCTTTTACTGCCTTTCAGATGATTAAGCAGAAATACCCTTATCTGGATCTTTACAATCTGCTAAGGATACCTGAAGATGAGCAGGTTCTGGATTATGATAATTTTCGTACAGCCTTTAATACCCTCCGAGAGGAAGTTTTCCGCTTGCATAAGGCAGGAAAGGTAGATATTGCACCGCACCTAACACAGCAGATTGATCAGGCAATTACTCATGGACTTGATAATGTAGGACTTTATCATTCCAAAAGGCCTCTGCTAAAAAACAAAGAAGGAAACATTATCACTCATGACCTGAATACTTTGTTCTATTACCACAACCGCATGGAAGGCTACGGCCTGGAGCGTTTTTTTAAGCCACAAAACCAAAAATCACAAATTTCAGAAAAATGA
- a CDS encoding NAD(P)H-dependent glycerol-3-phosphate dehydrogenase, translating into MNKPYIGVVGAGSFGTVIANILAENNPVLLYARRSEVVDEMLSLRKRGEYKLHHNIQPTNDLKQVAEQCQVIFPIVSSAGFRASIADLSPFLKPYHILIHGTKGLDIDYKSSQALNRENVRTMSEVIKEESVVVRVGCLAGPNLAKELAEEQPGATVVASHFDEVIEIGQKLLRNPRFQVYGNNDLIGIELCGILKNIIAIASGALSGLGLGENSRALLISRGIVEMIYLGKALGGNIEAFIGLAGVGDLVATCFSKHSRNYTVGYRLAQGETLTEIMETMEELAEGVNTTKIVKQLADYYQVGAPITRMLYKILFEDLAVEKALDSLMKIPFTEDVGFM; encoded by the coding sequence ATGAACAAGCCATATATAGGCGTAGTAGGCGCGGGCAGCTTTGGGACGGTAATCGCCAACATATTGGCAGAGAACAACCCGGTGCTCTTGTATGCCCGCAGAAGCGAAGTCGTTGATGAAATGCTAAGCCTAAGAAAAAGAGGAGAGTATAAGCTGCATCACAACATACAACCTACCAATGATCTAAAACAAGTGGCGGAGCAGTGCCAGGTAATTTTTCCTATTGTATCGTCTGCCGGCTTTCGTGCCTCTATCGCTGACCTTTCTCCCTTTCTTAAGCCTTACCACATACTCATTCACGGCACTAAAGGGCTGGATATAGACTATAAGTCTTCGCAAGCTCTTAATCGTGAAAATGTAAGAACGATGAGTGAGGTAATCAAAGAAGAAAGTGTAGTGGTAAGAGTAGGCTGCCTGGCAGGGCCAAACCTGGCAAAAGAGCTGGCGGAAGAACAACCCGGTGCTACTGTAGTTGCCAGCCACTTTGATGAAGTGATAGAAATCGGACAAAAGCTTTTACGTAACCCTCGCTTTCAGGTCTATGGTAATAACGACCTTATAGGTATTGAGCTTTGTGGTATCCTTAAAAATATAATAGCGATTGCTTCGGGGGCGCTAAGCGGACTGGGGCTGGGTGAAAACTCCAGGGCTTTACTTATCAGTAGGGGTATAGTAGAAATGATCTACTTGGGCAAGGCCTTGGGAGGAAACATAGAAGCCTTTATAGGGCTGGCCGGAGTTGGCGATTTGGTAGCCACCTGTTTTAGTAAACATAGCCGCAACTATACGGTCGGGTATCGCCTGGCACAGGGCGAAACGCTTACAGAGATTATGGAAACTATGGAGGAGTTGGCTGAAGGCGTAAATACCACAAAAATTGTAAAGCAACTGGCAGACTACTATCAGGTAGGGGCTCCTATCACCCGAATGTTGTACAAAATACTATTTGAAGACCTGGCAGTAGAAAAAGCTCTGGACAGCCTAATGAAGATCCCTTTTACCGAAGATGTGGGTTTTATGTAA
- a CDS encoding OmpA family protein, with translation MKEVYYLKVKSGISSLFAKTEGRKKAWSYHKICVLLLCVWSITCLTPYVQAQGSDGALVDRANKFFELAKNYEAALPLYQQAVDNGVNDPMVYYRLGVCYTYAPQLNEQYKGLPYLESAFSRKSGSEIPEKIHYYLGQMYHKDIQIEKAISHYEKYKKSVAGDKKELAEVNQQLKICKNALFLINENKGIIIRSFEDINSEYTEYNPLVTADESMLAYTAVREERGKIVERIFTAYKQGNSWSTPEVLEVNTKYNVGTAGISADGQEMMIFVGGENNTGSIYSISKDGKGWSSPIDIGSRVNSRFLETAASITPDGKTLYFASNRPDGYGGMDIYKSERQSDGSWGKAVNLGETINTPNNEDAPFIHPDSKTLFFTSDGHNTMGGTDIFKSYIIGNKWEKPENLGYPINTPTNDNYFTLTANGKVGYFSSERKGGKGGQDIYHFEMPDSEANIPLTLIKGRILAGEKPVAVPTQIKVVDVEGNQKIDYVYNPDKETGNYLIILPPGRNYDLIIESEGYLPYTVNVNIPNQTYFYELYQEIHLKPIKQFDVIVGQEVTVKNAFYDVHGKTSNTVRQANEAMLVKNDSLDLYDMMESIIAATDTAAFEYLLDLMYTTNPIDEVDFNEIDNEKIESAGVAYYYDETGEDDLIAKKVGNETIYSLPTFYVTEEAIKQKNKEVVKSNYDKQLLEGVYKIYFGVGESKVTDKDKQQLNTVIAALNKHPELGVEISGYASPEGDEETNRKLSNQRAIDVLNFFNQRGVVRRRIVAKGYGATASKKSSPEESRRVEVRLVDMHEYQK, from the coding sequence ATGAAAGAAGTGTATTACCTCAAAGTAAAATCTGGAATTAGCAGTCTGTTTGCAAAAACAGAAGGTAGAAAAAAGGCCTGGAGTTACCATAAAATCTGTGTTTTGTTGCTATGTGTGTGGAGTATTACGTGCTTAACTCCTTATGTACAGGCACAAGGGTCAGATGGTGCTTTGGTAGATCGGGCCAACAAGTTCTTCGAACTTGCCAAAAACTACGAAGCAGCACTGCCGCTATACCAGCAGGCAGTGGATAACGGAGTAAATGACCCTATGGTATACTATCGCCTGGGTGTATGTTATACTTATGCCCCTCAATTGAATGAGCAGTACAAGGGCTTACCTTATCTGGAAAGTGCATTTAGCCGTAAATCAGGAAGCGAAATCCCTGAAAAAATACACTATTATCTGGGGCAGATGTACCATAAAGATATTCAGATAGAAAAGGCAATTTCTCATTACGAAAAATACAAGAAGTCAGTAGCAGGAGACAAAAAGGAATTAGCTGAAGTAAATCAACAGCTTAAGATATGCAAAAATGCACTTTTCCTGATCAATGAGAATAAAGGAATTATCATCCGTAGTTTTGAAGATATCAACTCAGAATATACAGAGTACAATCCTTTGGTAACTGCAGATGAAAGCATGCTTGCCTATACTGCCGTACGCGAAGAGAGAGGGAAAATTGTTGAACGTATCTTTACGGCCTATAAACAAGGCAATAGCTGGTCTACCCCAGAAGTGCTGGAAGTAAACACTAAATACAATGTGGGTACCGCAGGTATTTCTGCGGACGGACAGGAGATGATGATATTTGTAGGTGGTGAAAACAATACCGGAAGTATCTATTCCATTAGTAAAGATGGTAAAGGCTGGAGTTCACCCATAGATATTGGTAGTCGTGTAAACTCTCGCTTTTTAGAGACAGCAGCAAGTATTACACCGGATGGCAAAACACTTTACTTTGCCAGCAATCGCCCCGATGGCTATGGTGGTATGGACATCTACAAGTCTGAGCGTCAGTCTGATGGTAGTTGGGGCAAAGCTGTTAATCTGGGAGAAACTATTAATACCCCTAATAATGAAGATGCGCCTTTCATCCACCCGGACAGTAAAACATTGTTTTTTACATCGGATGGGCATAATACTATGGGGGGTACCGATATTTTCAAGAGTTATATCATCGGAAATAAGTGGGAAAAGCCAGAAAACCTGGGGTATCCCATTAATACGCCAACCAATGACAATTACTTTACCTTAACTGCTAATGGTAAAGTCGGGTATTTCTCTTCTGAAAGAAAAGGAGGAAAAGGTGGACAGGATATCTACCATTTTGAAATGCCGGATAGCGAAGCCAATATTCCTTTGACGTTGATTAAAGGTAGAATATTAGCTGGAGAGAAGCCAGTAGCTGTTCCCACACAGATTAAAGTAGTAGATGTGGAAGGCAACCAGAAGATAGATTATGTATATAACCCTGATAAAGAAACTGGTAATTACCTGATCATACTGCCTCCGGGCCGTAACTATGATCTTATTATTGAGTCTGAAGGCTACTTACCCTATACCGTAAACGTGAATATTCCTAATCAAACGTATTTCTATGAGTTGTATCAGGAGATTCACCTAAAACCTATTAAGCAGTTTGACGTCATTGTAGGGCAGGAGGTAACCGTTAAAAACGCTTTCTACGATGTGCATGGTAAGACGAGCAATACAGTGCGACAGGCAAATGAAGCTATGTTGGTTAAAAATGATAGTCTTGACTTGTACGATATGATGGAGTCTATCATCGCTGCTACGGATACTGCTGCTTTTGAATACCTTTTGGATCTTATGTATACTACTAATCCTATTGATGAAGTAGACTTTAATGAAATAGATAACGAAAAGATAGAATCAGCAGGAGTAGCCTATTACTATGATGAAACGGGTGAAGATGACCTGATTGCCAAAAAAGTGGGTAATGAAACGATTTATTCACTCCCTACTTTTTATGTAACCGAAGAGGCGATTAAGCAGAAGAACAAAGAAGTAGTAAAATCTAATTATGATAAGCAGCTACTTGAAGGTGTATATAAAATTTACTTTGGCGTAGGAGAAAGTAAGGTAACAGATAAAGATAAGCAGCAGCTAAATACGGTAATTGCTGCACTAAACAAGCATCCAGAGTTAGGTGTAGAGATCTCAGGTTATGCTTCTCCTGAAGGAGACGAAGAGACAAACCGCAAGCTCTCTAACCAAAGGGCGATAGATGTGCTCAATTTCTTTAACCAAAGAGGAGTGGTTAGAAGAAGAATTGTAGCCAAAGGATATGGAGCTACTGCCAGCAAAAAGTCAAGCCCGGAAGAGAGCAGAAGGGTAGAAGTACGCCTGGTAGATATGCACGAGTACCAAAAATAA
- a CDS encoding M48 family metallopeptidase, with the protein MIFSMQASTLLYIILLIVVLDFVLEQFLSALNRKNKKHSLPEALQGIYDADKYQQSLDYQRANERFSMLSSSFSFVLSMVLLASGFFGWLDIQLQAYVSDQLWRALAYFGILYIASDLITIPFQLYATFVIEEKFGFNKMNLQTFCLDKLKGYVLTALLGGVLAYIFLFLLINIGQNFWLYFWAVAAVVMLVLNMFYTTIFVPIFNKLRPLEEGELRSAIEEYGRKVNFPIKNVFVIDGSKRSTKSNAFFSGIGKQKKVVLYDTLIENHSVEELVAIIAHEVGHYKKKHILTGMLFSILQIGFTLYILSLLVFNQNLSYALGGNSLSVHINLIAFGILFSPISTVTGLLMNIWSRKNEYEADAYAASTYQSTALAAALKKLSVHNMSNLLPHSWYVFVHYSHPPLLARLNAIKKYTTA; encoded by the coding sequence TTGATATTCTCTATGCAAGCTTCTACTCTTCTATATATTATCCTGCTGATAGTAGTGCTCGACTTTGTGTTAGAGCAATTTTTAAGCGCGCTCAATCGTAAAAACAAAAAACATAGTTTACCTGAAGCCCTTCAGGGTATATATGATGCGGATAAATATCAGCAGTCCCTAGATTATCAGCGGGCTAACGAGCGTTTTTCAATGCTCAGCTCAAGCTTTAGTTTTGTGTTATCAATGGTGTTGTTAGCCAGTGGTTTCTTTGGATGGTTAGATATTCAATTGCAAGCCTATGTGTCTGATCAGTTGTGGAGAGCTTTGGCATATTTTGGGATATTATACATTGCCTCAGATTTAATTACGATTCCTTTTCAGTTATATGCCACCTTTGTTATAGAAGAAAAGTTTGGGTTTAACAAAATGAACCTTCAAACATTCTGCCTGGATAAACTCAAAGGGTACGTATTGACGGCCCTTCTGGGTGGAGTTTTAGCTTACATTTTTTTGTTTCTTCTTATTAATATCGGTCAGAATTTCTGGCTATACTTCTGGGCAGTGGCTGCCGTGGTCATGTTAGTGCTTAATATGTTTTACACAACTATATTTGTGCCGATATTTAATAAACTAAGGCCTTTGGAAGAAGGAGAACTGCGTTCAGCTATAGAAGAATATGGGAGAAAGGTCAATTTTCCAATCAAAAATGTATTTGTGATTGACGGTTCTAAGCGCTCCACTAAGTCCAATGCCTTTTTTTCAGGTATAGGAAAGCAGAAAAAAGTCGTGTTATACGATACTCTGATAGAAAATCATAGTGTGGAAGAGCTGGTTGCCATAATTGCTCATGAGGTAGGACATTACAAAAAGAAGCACATACTCACAGGTATGCTTTTCTCTATACTTCAAATAGGCTTTACTCTCTATATTTTGTCATTATTGGTCTTTAACCAAAATTTATCTTATGCGCTGGGAGGCAATAGCCTTTCGGTACATATCAATTTGATAGCTTTCGGAATTTTGTTCTCTCCAATTAGTACAGTTACTGGTCTGCTCATGAATATCTGGAGTAGAAAAAATGAGTATGAAGCTGACGCTTATGCCGCCAGTACTTATCAGTCAACTGCTTTGGCTGCGGCACTAAAAAAGTTGTCTGTACATAACATGAGCAACCTGCTGCCTCATTCGTGGTATGTGTTTGTTCATTATTCTCACCCTCCTTTACTAGCCCGCCTAAACGCTATAAAAAAATATACTACAGCATAA